A stretch of Vallitalea longa DNA encodes these proteins:
- a CDS encoding GNAT family N-acetyltransferase: MDKQEMKVRELKINDFTNNLLDYFKRYQKVTKVWRIEDNKKVIRDISFIENWDYNKKQNIILELKETLLNEGIVFGAFENDKLIGFASLSGTLIGENNEYIQLLQLQVSFDFRGRGIGKVLFHNCIKKARILCASKIYISGHSSVETQAFYAKMGCIDAKWLYKHQVELEPYDCQLEYIINH; this comes from the coding sequence ATGGACAAACAAGAAATGAAGGTTAGAGAATTAAAAATTAATGATTTCACTAATAATTTGTTAGATTATTTTAAGAGATATCAAAAAGTAACGAAAGTATGGCGTATTGAAGATAATAAAAAAGTTATAAGAGATATAAGTTTTATTGAAAACTGGGACTATAATAAAAAGCAAAATATTATTTTAGAGTTAAAAGAAACTTTACTTAACGAAGGAATAGTTTTTGGGGCATTTGAAAATGATAAATTAATTGGTTTTGCATCATTAAGTGGAACGTTGATTGGAGAAAATAACGAATACATACAATTATTGCAATTGCAAGTTTCGTTTGATTTTAGAGGCAGAGGAATAGGTAAAGTATTATTTCATAATTGTATAAAAAAGGCTAGAATATTATGCGCAAGTAAGATATATATTTCAGGGCATTCTTCTGTAGAAACACAAGCATTTTATGCAAAGATGGGGTGCATTGATGCAAAATGGTTATATAAGCATCAAGTTGAACTAGAACCATATGATTGTCAATTAGAATATATTATAAATCATTAA
- a CDS encoding SAM-dependent methyltransferase, with amino-acid sequence MKHLKSKKYNDKFIKENMMGPNSMMVLENLLEDVPLTSNMRVLDLGCGKGLTSIFLAKEYGVQVFAVDLWISASENYKRFEKIGLQDQIIPIHADAKSLPFAEDYFDAVISIDAYHYFGCDETYFDSYLSKYLKKDALIAIAVPGMKYEIHNCIPDEMKPFWEEEALKLWNSCFWWEKLLLKSNDFKIKKIREMDCFEESWQEWLMTDNEYAIQDKLMIETDNGRYMNLISILGNKTK; translated from the coding sequence GTGAAACATTTAAAAAGTAAGAAATACAATGATAAATTCATTAAAGAGAATATGATGGGACCTAATTCAATGATGGTACTGGAAAATTTATTGGAAGATGTACCGTTAACAAGCAATATGAGAGTATTGGATTTGGGGTGCGGTAAAGGACTTACATCAATATTTTTGGCAAAAGAATATGGAGTACAAGTATTTGCGGTAGATTTATGGATTTCAGCTAGTGAAAATTATAAACGTTTTGAAAAAATTGGTTTACAGGATCAAATCATACCAATACATGCAGATGCAAAGAGTTTACCTTTCGCAGAGGATTATTTTGATGCAGTTATAAGTATTGATGCATACCATTACTTTGGATGTGATGAAACATATTTTGATTCATATCTATCAAAGTATTTAAAGAAAGACGCCTTGATTGCTATCGCTGTTCCTGGAATGAAATACGAGATTCATAATTGCATTCCAGATGAAATGAAACCTTTTTGGGAAGAAGAAGCACTAAAATTATGGAATTCTTGTTTTTGGTGGGAAAAATTATTATTAAAATCAAATGATTTTAAGATAAAGAAAATAAGAGAAATGGATTGTTTTGAGGAATCGTGGCAGGAGTGGTTGATGACTGATAATGAATATGCTATTCAAGATAAACTTATGATTGAAACAGATAATGGAAGATATATGAATTTAATTTCTATTTTGGGTAATAAAACAAAATAA
- a CDS encoding class I SAM-dependent methyltransferase gives MSEDRKNNEKRKQINIWDTVAPIFSKAGHNYWNEFGERLVELSNIKDGGLLLDIGMGRGASLFPAIQKIGNNGKIVGIDSSERMVHETNRELLENNIINTEVYIMDVKNMTFAKETFDYIISGFFISTLFYCEQKLNYISRVLKNGGSFSFTTWGEQNDQKWLTHITDKYISKKSTLTGDRYNTVNSIISVLQESKFKNIRVHEEQPYVIYTNEEQWWNEMNSNAFRCIIDEIKELGKNQIESFKADVNEGLKEFTKEDGIYLKMPVIYAFCEK, from the coding sequence ATGAGTGAGGATAGAAAAAATAATGAGAAACGAAAGCAAATTAACATATGGGATACCGTTGCACCTATATTTAGTAAGGCAGGCCATAATTATTGGAATGAATTCGGAGAACGATTAGTTGAACTTTCAAACATAAAAGATGGCGGATTGTTACTAGATATCGGTATGGGTAGAGGTGCTTCTTTGTTTCCTGCTATTCAAAAAATAGGGAATAATGGAAAAATAGTTGGTATCGATTCATCAGAGAGAATGGTTCATGAAACCAATAGAGAGTTATTAGAAAATAATATAATAAATACAGAAGTATACATTATGGATGTAAAGAATATGACGTTTGCTAAAGAAACCTTTGACTATATTATTTCTGGCTTTTTCATTTCAACCCTTTTTTACTGCGAACAAAAATTAAATTATATTTCAAGAGTACTAAAAAACGGTGGAAGTTTTAGTTTCACTACTTGGGGTGAACAGAATGATCAAAAGTGGTTAACGCATATAACGGATAAATATATAAGTAAAAAATCCACTTTAACTGGGGATAGATACAATACTGTTAATAGTATAATCAGTGTGCTACAGGAAAGTAAATTTAAGAATATTAGAGTCCATGAAGAACAACCATATGTTATATATACAAATGAAGAACAATGGTGGAATGAGATGAATTCAAATGCATTTAGATGTATAATAGATGAAATAAAAGAATTAGGGAAAAATCAAATAGAAAGTTTTAAAGCAGATGTTAATGAAGGATTAAAAGAATTCACAAAAGAAGATGGTATTTATTTAAAAATGCCGGTTATATATGCTTTTTGTGAAAAATAA
- a CDS encoding VOC family protein: protein MRGNNIKYIHTNIIADDWEKLAEFYCKVFNCEPVLPERDLSGEWIDKLTEIDSVRVRGIHLRLPGSETGPTLEIFEYEPEDKNKRRQSINCKGFAHIAFHVDSVEEVLENLIKHGGSQIGEIVKKEYEGMGLLTVVYAKDPEGNFVEVQNWLRG from the coding sequence ATGAGAGGTAATAATATTAAGTACATCCACACTAATATAATTGCGGATGATTGGGAAAAACTTGCAGAGTTTTATTGTAAAGTATTTAATTGCGAGCCAGTTCTACCAGAAAGAGATTTATCTGGTGAATGGATTGATAAATTAACCGAAATAGATAGTGTGAGAGTAAGAGGTATACATTTACGTCTTCCTGGTAGTGAAACGGGTCCAACTCTTGAGATTTTTGAGTATGAGCCAGAAGACAAGAATAAAAGAAGACAATCAATTAATTGCAAGGGTTTTGCTCATATTGCATTTCATGTCGATTCAGTTGAGGAAGTGCTTGAAAATCTAATCAAGCATGGAGGATCTCAGATTGGAGAGATTGTTAAGAAAGAATATGAGGGAATGGGGTTATTAACTGTAGTGTATGCAAAAGATCCAGAAGGAAATTTTGTAGAAGTTCAGAATTGGTTAAGAGGATAG
- a CDS encoding GNAT family N-acetyltransferase: MNISFERAKVYDACEIIRIRNKCFYSDFIKYGYCPGYNIAKENMMKSISKKIMYNILCDNKIVGNISITDNNDNTYHLNCLCVIPDYENRGIGQESLRVIENEFPDATVWTLETPADKKRNHYFYKKMGYNIVKEYMDGSVKIMLFEKKTKLL, from the coding sequence ATGAATATTAGTTTTGAAAGGGCTAAAGTATATGATGCTTGTGAAATAATTCGTATAAGAAATAAATGTTTCTACTCAGATTTCATTAAGTATGGCTATTGTCCAGGATATAATATAGCAAAAGAAAATATGATGAAAAGTATATCTAAAAAGATAATGTATAATATATTGTGTGATAATAAAATAGTTGGAAACATTAGTATAACTGATAATAATGATAATACCTATCACCTTAATTGCCTTTGTGTCATTCCCGATTATGAGAATAGAGGAATAGGACAAGAATCGCTTAGAGTTATTGAAAATGAATTTCCAGATGCAACTGTGTGGACTTTAGAAACCCCTGCGGATAAGAAGAGAAATCATTACTTTTATAAAAAAATGGGGTATAATATTGTAAAAGAATATATGGATGGTTCTGTTAAGATCATGTTATTTGAAAAGAAAACAAAATTACTATAG
- a CDS encoding alpha/beta hydrolase encodes MENVLYLVRGLVISILILIVIIICIIFIARRINANRIKITTENGMQQNLYVEIGKIKQYLQIRGKDKNNPIILFLHGGPGNPNAYIAPYYQKTLEKSFTFVNWDQRGSGRTFFENPHMNYKTDISPEIMINDIDEIISYLSNRFGQKKIILMGHSWGTVLGTQYCLKYPDKISAYIGIGQSINAMKGEELAFKTAIDMAQSDSKIEYINNLQDTWNKISRQKNVNKEFMMDFIKMRKLIAQYLTCSDEMSPIKTMWLYFTSSEMSLRDLKFLLKNSNLDNRFKYGVMLDEYVFFHFDINEYPKNYQVPVYFISGDSDCIPPHIMIEEYFNSITAPDKKMFLIKKAGHLPFLDNPKDFCEVVEEILKGRLNIN; translated from the coding sequence ATGGAAAATGTATTATATTTAGTTAGAGGGCTAGTTATTTCAATTTTAATACTAATAGTTATAATTATTTGTATTATCTTTATAGCAAGAAGGATTAATGCAAATAGAATTAAAATCACCACTGAAAATGGAATGCAACAAAATCTATATGTTGAAATAGGTAAGATTAAGCAATATTTACAGATACGAGGAAAGGATAAGAATAATCCAATAATTTTGTTCTTACATGGTGGACCGGGCAATCCCAATGCTTATATAGCACCTTATTATCAGAAGACCCTTGAAAAGAGTTTCACATTTGTTAATTGGGACCAACGTGGTAGTGGAAGGACTTTTTTCGAAAATCCTCACATGAATTATAAAACGGATATCTCTCCTGAGATTATGATAAATGATATTGATGAAATAATATCATATTTATCCAATAGATTTGGACAAAAGAAGATTATACTCATGGGTCACTCATGGGGAACTGTTTTGGGTACACAATATTGCTTGAAATATCCTGATAAGATTTCTGCTTATATTGGTATTGGACAAAGTATCAATGCAATGAAGGGAGAAGAGTTAGCTTTTAAAACAGCAATAGATATGGCACAATCAGATAGTAAAATAGAATATATAAATAACTTACAAGATACTTGGAATAAAATATCCCGACAAAAAAATGTTAATAAAGAATTTATGATGGATTTTATAAAAATGCGTAAGCTCATAGCCCAATATCTTACATGTAGTGATGAAATGTCACCTATTAAAACAATGTGGTTATATTTTACTTCATCCGAAATGTCACTAAGGGATTTGAAATTCCTTCTAAAAAATAGTAATTTAGACAATCGCTTCAAATATGGTGTTATGTTAGATGAATATGTTTTCTTTCACTTTGATATAAATGAGTATCCAAAGAACTATCAAGTTCCAGTATATTTCATTTCGGGAGATAGTGATTGTATACCACCACATATAATGATAGAGGAATATTTCAACTCAATAACAGCACCTGACAAAAAGATGTTTTTAATAAAAAAAGCAGGACATTTACCCTTTTTAGATAATCCAAAAGATTTTTGTGAAGTTGTAGAAGAAATATTAAAAGGTCGATTAAATATAAATTGA
- a CDS encoding CPBP family intramembrane glutamic endopeptidase, with the protein MESISLLINAIIQVIILSIIPFLWWIISDRKNSSFLQWIGLRKIIIKDKKKYVLTIFIMLLISLITIFGILPLFVDTSYNATSQFEGKGVSALIPALIFSFIQTGLSEEIFFRGFLAKRFINKFGFRIGNVIQGLLFGLMHGIFFYSIAGVFGSIIIILLTGLSGWVSGWFNEEQSGGSIISSWMIHGLGNIISSIAVMFNLI; encoded by the coding sequence ATGGAAAGTATTAGTTTATTAATAAATGCTATTATTCAGGTCATTATACTTTCGATAATTCCATTTTTATGGTGGATTATTAGCGATAGAAAAAATTCTTCTTTTCTGCAATGGATAGGATTAAGAAAAATAATTATTAAAGATAAGAAAAAATATGTGCTAACAATATTTATAATGCTGTTAATCTCGTTAATAACAATATTTGGAATATTACCGTTGTTTGTTGATACATCATATAATGCAACATCACAATTTGAAGGTAAAGGTGTTTCTGCCTTAATTCCAGCATTAATATTTTCCTTTATCCAAACAGGTTTATCTGAGGAAATTTTCTTTAGGGGATTTTTAGCTAAAAGATTTATAAACAAATTTGGATTCAGAATTGGAAATGTCATTCAAGGCTTATTGTTTGGATTAATGCATGGGATATTTTTTTACTCGATTGCAGGAGTATTCGGAAGTATAATTATTATTTTATTAACTGGTTTATCAGGATGGGTTAGTGGATGGTTTAATGAAGAGCAATCTGGTGGTTCAATTATATCAAGTTGGATGATACATGGTTTAGGTAATATTATTTCATCTATAGCAGTAATGTTTAATCTTATATAG
- a CDS encoding NUDIX hydrolase, with product MKFVEKSWKVDEIMELWDLYDENRAKLNKTHVIGIPISEGEYHIVVDIWTINSKGEILITQRHQEKTFGLLWECTGGSVICGESSKVGALRELSEEVGINASNEQLLLIHTIRLKDRFVDTYITRQDVVLDDLELQAEEVVDAKFISFEELNIMWKNGLIVPRHRYELYQDDIINYIKKNIDSKL from the coding sequence GTGAAATTTGTAGAGAAAAGTTGGAAAGTAGATGAAATAATGGAATTATGGGACCTATATGATGAAAATAGAGCTAAGCTAAATAAAACTCATGTTATAGGTATACCAATATCTGAGGGTGAATATCATATTGTGGTCGATATTTGGACGATTAACAGCAAGGGTGAGATATTAATTACACAAAGGCATCAAGAGAAAACATTTGGGTTATTATGGGAATGTACAGGTGGTTCTGTTATTTGTGGTGAGAGTAGTAAGGTTGGTGCTTTACGGGAATTGTCAGAAGAAGTGGGGATAAATGCCAGCAATGAACAGCTTTTATTAATTCATACAATTCGACTAAAAGATAGATTCGTAGATACATATATCACTAGGCAAGATGTAGTATTAGATGATTTAGAGTTACAAGCTGAAGAAGTTGTAGATGCAAAATTTATATCTTTTGAAGAATTAAATATAATGTGGAAAAATGGTTTGATAGTACCAAGACACAGATATGAATTATATCAAGATGACATTATCAATTATATAAAGAAAAATATAGACAGTAAACTTTAG
- a CDS encoding DNA-3-methyladenine glycosylase I: MKRCFGSKEGQELYAKYHDEEWGVPVHDDLILFEFLILEGAQAGLNWFTILQRREGYREAFKNFDPVRVADMSDEELELLRHNEKIIRNKLKIYSARTNARVFLDIQKEFGSFDAFLWTFVGNKPIVNQYKSLEEVPVNTEISDRLSKELKRRGMKFVGSTIMYAYMQAIGMVDDHLIDCWKRKL; this comes from the coding sequence ATGAAAAGATGTTTTGGATCTAAAGAGGGGCAAGAACTATATGCAAAATATCATGATGAAGAATGGGGTGTCCCTGTTCATGATGACCTTATACTGTTTGAATTTCTGATATTGGAAGGGGCCCAGGCAGGTTTAAACTGGTTTACTATCCTACAAAGAAGAGAAGGTTATAGAGAAGCTTTTAAAAACTTTGACCCTGTTAGGGTTGCAGATATGTCTGATGAAGAATTGGAATTACTTCGCCATAATGAAAAAATCATTCGTAATAAATTGAAGATTTATTCTGCAAGAACTAATGCAAGAGTGTTTCTTGATATTCAGAAAGAATTTGGAAGTTTTGATGCATTTTTATGGACTTTTGTTGGAAATAAGCCGATTGTTAATCAATATAAAAGTCTTGAAGAAGTTCCAGTGAATACTGAAATAAGTGACAGGCTATCAAAGGAATTAAAACGAAGAGGCATGAAATTTGTGGGGTCTACTATTATGTATGCCTATATGCAAGCAATAGGAATGGTGGATGATCATTTGATAGATTGCTGGAAGAGGAAACTTTAA
- a CDS encoding CPBP family intramembrane glutamic endopeptidase, which translates to MNFTKLKQKNLYGNLEYNRFLSNGFLIIFIFFVLWTVSFVLGRFISKYILQFVDIEKKYISLRRIITCGFQIIVFFTWVKFVERRKIRTLGFRYKKSYKFLIGFLIGIFAISVITIILLFTGSIQIEIRKGINLNMNTFIGIVLIVSGWIVQSVSEEIGIRGWLIPLLGAKYNITLAIFTTSIVFGMIHLFTPNVTVLSFMNIFLSGVFFALYAISEDCLWGVWGCHFGWNLALGNIYEFNVSGVSSTSSTIFQIKTIGNNVLTGGSFGPEGGLLATVILIVGIIIVGYKIYRNSMMDTQRLS; encoded by the coding sequence ATGAACTTTACTAAATTGAAACAAAAAAATTTGTATGGTAACTTGGAGTATAATAGATTTTTATCAAATGGATTTCTAATAATATTTATTTTTTTTGTATTATGGACTGTAAGTTTCGTTTTAGGTAGATTTATATCTAAGTATATATTACAATTTGTAGATATTGAAAAAAAATATATATCTTTAAGAAGGATTATAACATGTGGTTTTCAAATTATTGTATTTTTTACATGGGTAAAGTTTGTTGAAAGAAGAAAAATTAGGACTTTAGGATTTAGATATAAAAAATCATATAAATTTTTAATAGGTTTTTTAATAGGTATATTTGCAATTTCAGTAATAACTATTATATTGCTATTTACAGGATCAATACAAATAGAAATAAGAAAAGGTATTAATTTAAACATGAATACATTCATAGGAATAGTATTAATAGTGTCAGGATGGATTGTTCAAAGTGTTTCAGAGGAGATAGGTATTAGAGGGTGGTTGATACCTCTATTAGGAGCAAAGTATAATATTACATTAGCTATATTTACTACTTCAATTGTATTTGGAATGATACATTTATTTACTCCTAATGTTACTGTATTATCTTTTATGAATATATTTTTATCAGGTGTTTTCTTTGCTTTATATGCAATAAGTGAAGATTGTCTTTGGGGTGTTTGGGGTTGTCATTTCGGTTGGAATTTAGCGTTAGGTAATATATATGAATTTAACGTTAGTGGAGTTTCAAGTACAAGTAGTACAATATTTCAAATAAAGACTATTGGAAACAATGTATTAACAGGAGGTTCATTTGGACCAGAAGGTGGATTGTTAGCGACAGTAATTTTAATAGTTGGAATTATAATAGTTGGATATAAAATTTATAGAAATAGTATGATGGATACACAAAGATTGTCATAA
- a CDS encoding class I SAM-dependent methyltransferase — MNPWLTVPHDDYERHMKDTSVYQLQELNKIFKKNVERYKPKSILVLGCTGGNCFEHIDDRITKKVIGVDINKSYLDICRSRFKTKNYDLELICCDMNEEDLKIDTIDFISCALFLEYVDCYRVLSQIKKMMRNISRLNIVIQRSNDRRFVSNTGVSSLNVLSSISKEVIEKELEDIFDMLDMDIECKENISLPNGKEFITYICILKSI, encoded by the coding sequence ATGAATCCATGGTTAACTGTACCACATGATGATTATGAAAGACATATGAAAGATACATCAGTGTATCAATTACAAGAATTGAATAAAATATTTAAAAAGAATGTAGAGAGATATAAGCCTAAGTCGATATTAGTTTTAGGATGTACAGGTGGTAACTGTTTCGAGCATATTGATGATAGAATAACTAAAAAAGTTATTGGTGTAGATATTAATAAGAGTTACTTAGATATATGTAGAAGTAGATTTAAAACAAAAAACTATGATTTAGAATTAATATGCTGTGATATGAATGAAGAAGATTTGAAAATAGATACAATTGATTTTATTTCTTGTGCACTTTTCTTAGAATATGTTGATTGTTATAGAGTTTTGAGTCAAATTAAGAAGATGATGAGGAACATAAGTAGATTAAATATCGTCATACAAAGAAGTAATGATAGACGATTCGTGAGTAATACTGGAGTGAGCTCACTTAATGTATTATCCAGTATATCAAAAGAGGTTATAGAAAAAGAATTAGAAGATATTTTTGACATGCTGGATATGGATATAGAGTGTAAAGAAAATATTAGTTTGCCTAATGGTAAAGAATTTATTACATATATTTGCATACTAAAATCAATATAA
- a CDS encoding GNAT family N-acetyltransferase, whose translation MNFELRIRTESDTQEFLTWSYEGEYSFYDNAIQQEKIDNIKSLTGSDKAFSVYNEKNELVGNCEFYDVGDDGVLFYAVGVQMKPSLTGQGHGLTFCKAIIEHGRKTLGFNELGIAVADFNKRARRVYEKLGFEFVEDQVWNIRGNDYKFIIMEKNFITQ comes from the coding sequence ATGAATTTTGAATTAAGAATAAGAACAGAAAGTGATACACAAGAATTTTTAACATGGAGTTATGAAGGGGAATATAGTTTTTATGATAATGCAATTCAACAAGAAAAAATTGATAATATCAAAAGCTTAACTGGTTCAGATAAAGCCTTTTCGGTTTATAATGAAAAGAATGAATTGGTTGGTAATTGCGAATTCTATGATGTTGGTGATGATGGAGTACTATTTTATGCTGTTGGTGTACAGATGAAACCAAGTTTAACTGGTCAAGGGCATGGATTGACATTTTGTAAGGCTATAATTGAACATGGAAGAAAAACACTTGGATTTAATGAACTTGGAATAGCAGTTGCTGATTTTAATAAGAGAGCTAGACGTGTATATGAAAAACTAGGATTTGAGTTTGTTGAGGATCAAGTATGGAACATAAGGGGCAATGATTATAAATTTATAATAATGGAAAAGAATTTTATTACCCAATAA
- a CDS encoding SagB/ThcOx family dehydrogenase has translation MKITKEYLDSIIENGRNMLKPDWNLWNPQKSNEGLGIQFQDLKKNYDDNIKIKLDLEGVDLISKKTLSECIERRKSTRHFSNEFLSFQELSYLVWGTCGGNKHKDGSLHRTIPSAGGRYCLNTYIFINRVGDIQEGLYLYLPYTNELVLIDSKSNLGEKIDNAIFNQMYNSAVTFIWTAIPYIMEYRYSIVSHKMIAIEAGHACQNLYLASEAISCGCCAISAYKQSTIDKIVKVDGDNEFVIYVAVVGREVR, from the coding sequence ATGAAAATTACAAAAGAGTACTTGGACTCTATTATTGAAAATGGAAGAAATATGCTGAAACCCGATTGGAATTTATGGAATCCCCAAAAATCAAATGAGGGTTTGGGAATACAATTTCAAGACTTAAAAAAGAATTATGATGATAACATTAAAATAAAATTAGATCTAGAGGGAGTGGACCTAATCAGTAAGAAAACACTTTCTGAATGTATTGAAAGAAGAAAAAGTACAAGACATTTTAGTAATGAATTCTTATCATTTCAAGAACTATCATATTTAGTATGGGGAACATGTGGAGGTAATAAACATAAGGATGGTAGCTTACATAGGACCATACCATCTGCTGGAGGAAGATATTGTCTAAATACATATATCTTTATTAATAGGGTAGGGGATATCCAAGAAGGGTTATATCTATATTTGCCTTATACTAATGAATTGGTATTAATTGACTCAAAATCGAATTTGGGTGAAAAAATAGATAATGCAATATTCAATCAAATGTATAATAGCGCTGTTACATTTATATGGACAGCAATACCGTATATAATGGAATATAGATATTCTATTGTATCCCATAAGATGATTGCAATAGAAGCTGGACATGCATGTCAAAATCTATATTTGGCATCAGAAGCAATAAGTTGTGGGTGCTGTGCCATTTCAGCTTATAAACAAAGTACAATTGACAAAATAGTTAAAGTTGATGGTGATAATGAATTTGTAATATATGTGGCTGTTGTAGGAAGGGAAGTAAGGTAG
- a CDS encoding class I SAM-dependent methyltransferase: MHNLINAFPLYNFLKYCNASSLEKVVLDCGAGGSNPPLSLFHEFGYETYGIEICKEQLKKVNEFCNSKSIDLNIIEGDMTNIHFKNEFFSFLYSYNTSVHMRKVDFSVALAEFYRVLKHGGLCYVNFLSEDCDTFDKGVQIAHGEFRNIENGEEVIYCHYKDEEVKKIFHGFDIIYNEKRIIRRKINEREEYKSAYLDYILLKK; this comes from the coding sequence ATGCATAATCTTATAAATGCTTTTCCATTATATAATTTTTTGAAATATTGCAACGCAAGTTCTCTTGAAAAGGTTGTACTTGATTGTGGTGCAGGTGGTTCTAACCCACCACTTTCATTATTTCATGAGTTTGGATATGAAACTTATGGAATTGAAATATGTAAAGAACAACTAAAAAAGGTTAATGAATTTTGTAATTCGAAAAGTATAGATTTAAATATCATTGAAGGTGATATGACTAATATCCATTTTAAAAATGAATTCTTTAGTTTTTTGTATTCTTATAACACATCTGTACATATGAGAAAAGTCGACTTTTCAGTTGCTTTAGCAGAGTTTTATAGAGTACTAAAACATGGTGGATTATGTTATGTTAATTTCTTAAGTGAAGATTGTGATACTTTTGATAAAGGTGTTCAAATAGCACATGGGGAATTCAGAAATATTGAGAATGGGGAAGAAGTTATTTATTGTCATTATAAAGATGAAGAAGTCAAGAAAATTTTTCATGGATTTGATATTATATATAATGAAAAAAGAATAATTAGAAGAAAAATTAATGAAAGAGAAGAATATAAATCTGCGTATTTAGATTATATTTTATTGAAAAAATAA
- a CDS encoding nitroreductase family protein, protein MKSFSAILKKSGRFTFFEIPFDASKVFDIKKGTIRVFGTINNLEFREKLTSRGNGKYILMANKMLQKRVGFVGSDLEIDVEMDLDKVALHNSGNRISLDVPKCKIDILQAIRERSTIRQFTDRKVEKKKIQILLESGFCAPNAKGKRPCHFIVSDDSAFLHKIADDSNHKTFKTATCCIVVCGDKNVEGINKFLIEDCSAATQNILLSAYGLGVGSAWIGLLKTCSAYEYIISCFSLPEKIIPVNLIALGYPDEEKPILPRYDSSKVHWNHW, encoded by the coding sequence ATGAAATCTTTTAGTGCGATATTAAAGAAAAGTGGAAGATTTACATTTTTTGAAATACCATTTGATGCAAGTAAAGTATTTGATATAAAAAAAGGTACTATTAGGGTGTTTGGTACAATCAACAACTTAGAATTTAGAGAAAAGCTTACCTCTAGAGGTAATGGTAAATATATCTTAATGGCTAATAAAATGTTACAAAAAAGGGTGGGTTTTGTAGGAAGTGATTTAGAGATTGATGTTGAAATGGATTTAGATAAAGTAGCGTTACACAATTCAGGTAACAGAATTAGTTTAGATGTTCCTAAATGCAAAATTGATATATTACAAGCAATTAGAGAAAGAAGTACTATACGACAATTTACAGACAGAAAAGTAGAGAAAAAGAAAATACAAATATTATTAGAATCTGGTTTTTGTGCACCCAATGCTAAGGGGAAAAGGCCTTGTCATTTTATTGTATCAGATGATTCAGCTTTTTTGCATAAAATAGCAGATGATAGTAATCATAAGACATTCAAAACAGCTACTTGTTGTATAGTAGTTTGCGGGGATAAAAATGTTGAAGGTATCAATAAGTTCCTTATAGAAGATTGTTCTGCTGCAACTCAAAACATATTATTATCAGCGTACGGATTAGGTGTTGGTTCGGCATGGATCGGTTTGTTAAAAACTTGTAGTGCATATGAATATATAATCAGTTGTTTTTCGCTTCCAGAGAAGATTATACCAGTTAACTTAATAGCATTAGGTTATCCTGATGAAGAAAAACCAATATTACCAAGATATGATTCTTCTAAAGTTCATTGGAATCATTGGTAA